The following nucleotide sequence is from Lacinutrix sp. Hel_I_90.
ATTCTGGTTTAATAATTAAATCTTCAACACTATAACTTCCTGTTAGAGTGATTGCTAAAACGCTGGGGTCATCGCTCACTAAATCGCTTTGTGTCGCAAAATATTCGCCACGTAAGCCTATAGCAAAAGCGTTATTTAAAGTGTATTGTGGGTAAAGTGCCGCGCCATAAAAACCGTCACCTTCATTATCTGTATAAGCAGCATTAATTCCAATAAAGAAATCTTCTGTAGCATCAAAGCCACCAGTATAATCCACTTCGTAACCTAAGCCAGCTTTATCGTATAAAAGATTTAAATACTGACCTGAATAACCCATTTGTGCACCAACCGCATAGCTTCCGTCTGGATTGAATTCTGTGACATCCGTTTGGTTAAAAACACCTAACATTAAGCTAAGGTCTTCTGATAATGAAAAATCAGCTTTAACGCCCGTATGCGAAAAAGGCCCATTAGAAAACAGGTAAGAGGTGCTGTAGTTAAAATTCCCTACAGGAGAGATGACTTCGTAGCCTAAAAACGTATTGAATTTACCAAAGGTTATCTTTGTAGATTCACTCACATTCCAAAAAGCATAGAGTTGATTCAATACAGTCGCACTGGCTGCTTCTCCTCGGGGACCAAAGACTAGATCTGCAACAGCGCCTACCTTACCCTTTTCGTAGGAAGCAATGAGATTTCCCATGCCTAGAGAAAACCCAGCGGTGTCGGCAAAAGACGTTCCGGGTGCAATTTGATTGGTGTCATTTGGGGCAGTAATATTGGCTCTATAATAGACGTCCACACTGCCTTCAAAACTAAATTTTTTCTCTGTAGGTTCTGGTGCTGTTTCTTGAGCAAATAAACTGGTTGACAAGAATAAAATTAGAATGTAATTTAATGGTTTCATATAAAGCTGGTTTTTTATTGATTTGCAAATCAAAACTATGCAAAAAGTATTTACAACCCATAAAATTATAGGGTATAAAACTCATTTTTACGATTATGAGATTTTTAACCCTAAAAAAAATAGGGTATAATATTTTAAACGTATAAATGTTAAGATTTTCATAATGCTTAAATTGAAATATTCTTAGTTAAATTTGATTTTCAATAAATTTTATGAACCTATTTGCTGTTATTTTTGAATTAAATTCAGGTATTTAAGACTTGCAGTTTAAATGGGGGTTAGAAATTTGTCAATTTAATAAAGATTAAATTGAAGGATTGTTGTTTATAAGGCTTGAAATTTTTGATTTCGGAATAATGAATCTTATATTTTTTTGTTCAATTTCTTCATTATACATTAGTGATAATCTGACAAGAAATAATCTCTTAAATTTCAACATTATGCTTAAAAAACAAGGCTTGTATTTACCAGAATTTGAACACGATAATTGTGGTGCAGGATTTATATGCAGTCTAAAAGGAAATAAGTCTAATAATATCATTCATAAAGCACTCGAAATTTTAGAAAAGTTAGAGCATCGTGGTGCGGTAAGTAGCGACGGCAAAACAGGGGATGGCGCAGGTATTTTAATAGATATTCCGCATGAGTTTTTTGTAAAAAACTGTGATTTTAATTTACCTCAATTTGGAGCGTATGCTGTTAGTAATGTGTTTTTGCCAAAGCGGGAGAATCAACGGAAGTATTGCATCGAAAAATTTGAGTCTTATATCGTAGGTCAGGGGTTAGAAATTTTGGGTTGGAGAAATGTGCCAGTAGATTCCTTGGTTATTGGTGAAATTGCAGCAGAAACAGAACCGTTTATAAAACAACTATTTATTGGTAAGTCTGATAAAGAACAAACAGATTTCACCTTCAATTTAAAATTATTTACGGCTAGAAAACAAGCTGAACATCACATATATAATTCAAAACTATCTGAAAGCGCTCGCTTTTACGTGCCTAGTTTATCTACAAAAATCATCATTTTTAAAGGGCTTTTGATTCCTGAAGATATTAAACTGTATTATACAGACTTACAAGATCCTTCTTTAGTAACCCGATTGGCTTTGGTGCATCAGCGTTTTTCAACCAATACTTTTCCAACTTGGGATTTAGCACAACCCTTTAGATACATGTGTCATAATGGAGAAATTAATACACTCCGCGGAAATGTGTCACGCACGCTTTCACGTCAGGAGTTAATGGAGAGTGACTGGTTTGGTGAAGACATAAAAAGTATTTTTCCAGTTATATTGCCAGGAAAATCAGATTCTGCTCAAATGGATATGGTGGTCGAGTTGTTATTAATGACTGGGCGATCGCTCCCAGAAGTGATGATGATTTTGGTGCCTGAAGCTTGGGAAAAAAACCCAGATATGTCTGAAGCTAAACGTGCATTCTACGAGTATAATTCGTGTATTATGGAGCCATGGGATGGTCCGGCTTCAATTCCTTTTACAGACGGCAATTATATAGGTGCCGTTTTGGACCGAAATGGATTACGCCCATCAAGATACTCGGTTACGAAAGATGGTTTTGTTATTATGTCTTCAGAAACAGGAGTTATAGAAATTGATCCCAAAAACATTGAAAAACACGGCCGATTAGAACCTGGAAAGATGTTTTTAGTAGACATGAATCAGGGTCGAATTATTAATGATGAGGAAATTAAAGAGGCTATTGTGTCTAAACAGCCTTATAAAGAATGGTTAGATAAAAACTTGGTGCATCTTCGTGATATTCCAGCAAAAAAAGGAGAGATTAAGCATAAAGAAGACGATTTACTAACGCGTCAAGTGGTATTTGGCTATACCGAAGAAGATTTACGTGTCCTTATTCAGCCTATGGCGCAATTGGGAAAAGAACCTATCGGATCGATGGGTAATGATACGCCAATTGCGATTTTGTCAGAGCGGCCGCAGCTCATTTATAATTATTTCAAGCAATTATTTGCGCAAGTGACTAATCCGCCTCTAGACGGTATTCGTGAACAATTAATTACAGATATTAGTTTGACTTTAGGAAGTGATACGAACCTATTTAAAATAAACGAAGACCAGTGTAGGAAATTGAAAATTCAAAATCCTGTGATTTCAAAACACGATTTAGATAAGATAAAAAATTACAAATCTAATCCAGACTTCGTCGTAACCACAATTCCTATTTTATATGAAGTCGATAAGGGGTTAAACGAATTAGAAAGTGCACTTGAGCATTTAGTAAAGCAAGCGTCTAAAGCTATAGATGAAGGTGGAAATATTATCATTTTGTCCGATCGAGGGGTGAGTAAAAACCTTGCGCCAATTCCAGCGCTCTTAGCCTGTTCGTATGTGAATCACGAGTTATACAAAATAGGCAAGCGTGCTAAAGTTAGTTTGATTATCGAGTCTGCAGAGCCACGTGAAGTACATCATTTTGCATTACTGTTTGGTTATGGTGCTAGTGCCATTAATCCCTATATCGTAAACGAAATTGTTTATGATCAAGTACAGGCTAAAGATATTGAAGACTTAAGTTATTTAACGGCTATTAAAAATTACAACAAAGCTGTTGGCATGGGAATCCTTAAAGTGATGAACAAAATCGGAATTTCTACATTAAATTCTTACAGAGGTTCGCAGTTGTTCGAATGTATTGGATTAAACACAAAAGTTGTTAATGATTATTTCCCAAATACAGTGACCAGAATTCAAGGTATTGGTTTGCGTGAAATCGAAAAAGAAATCTATAAACGCCATAAAAGAGCCTATAAAACAGAAGTGGTGGAAGCTGATTTAAGTTTAGATTTTGGCGGACAATACAAATGGAGGCGAGATGGAGAAAAACACTTATTTAATCCCTTAAGCATTTCAAAATTGCAAGAATCTGTTAGGAGTAATAAACACAGTTCATATAAAGAATATTCCAATTTAATAAACGAACAGACCAAACAATTAATGACCATTCGTGGCTTGTTTGAGTTTACCAATTTTGATCCAATTCCTATAGAAGAAGTTGAGCCTTGGACGGCAATCGTAAAGCGTTTTAAAACAGGCGCCATGTCTTATGGGTCTATTAGTAAAGAGGCGCACGAGAATTTAGCAATTGCGATGAATCGTATTGGAGGAAAGAGTAACTCTGGTGAAGGCGGTGAGGATGAAGAACGTTTTTATAAGGATCCAAATGGCGATTGGAAAAACTCGGCAATCAAACAAGTAGCCTCAGGGCGATTTGGTGTTACGTCAAATTATTTGACGAATGCTTCTGAGATTCAAATAAAAATGGCGCAAGGTGCTAAACCTGGTGAAGGTGGTCAGTTACCTGGTCCTAAAGTAAATCCAGATATCGCAAAAACCAGAAATTCCACACCTTATGTTGGTTTAATTTCGCCACCACCACATCACGATATTTATTCTATTGAAGATTTATCACAATTGATATACGATTTAAAATCAGCAAATAGAGCTGCTAGAATTAATGTGAAGCTCGTTTCCGAAGTAGGCATTGGTACAGTAGCTGCTGGTGTTGCTAAAGCAAAAGGCGATGTTATTTTAATTTCTGGTCACGATGGTGGTACAGGAGCTTCACCACTAACCTCTTTAAAACATGCAGGTTTGCCGTGGGAGTTGGGGTTGGCGGAAGCACAGCAAACGTTGGTTATGAATAATTTAAGAAACCGTGTGGTTTTGGAGTGTGACGGACAACTAAAAACGGGGCGTGATGTTGCCATCGCCTGTCTATTAGGTGCTGAGGAATTTGGTTTTGCCACAGCGCCATTAGTCGCTTCGGGTTGTATTATGATGCGGGTGTGTCACCTAAATACCTGTCCCGTAGGTATTGCCACCCAAAACCCAGAACTGCGTAAAAAATTCAATGGAAAACCCGAGCATGTGGTTAACTTCATGTATTTCGTAGCACAAGAATTAAGAGAAATAATGGCACAACTTGGATTTAGAACGGTTAATGAAATGGTTGGTCAGGCACAAAAATTAAACCGAAATAAAACGATTGATTTCTATAAGTCTAACGGTTTAGATTTATCTCCAATTTTACATAAAGTTGCCGTTTCAGAAGGCACCAAATTATACAATACGGAAAAGCAGGATCACAATTTAGAAAAAGCCTTAGATTTTAAAATCATCAAACAAGCACATCCCGCTTTATTCCGCAAGGAGAGAACAGTGATTGATGCTAAAATCAATAATATGGATCGTGCATTTGGTGCGATTATTAGTAACGAGATTTCTAAAATTTATGGCGCTCAAGGTTTGCCTGATAATACTTTAAAAATCAACTTCACAGGTTCTGCAGGGCAAAGTTTTGCTGCATTTGCGACAAAAGGTCTGAATCTCGTGATTAATGGGAATGCAAATGATTACTTAGGAAAAGGCTTGTCTGGAGCTAAAGTAGCAGTAAAAGTACCAGATGAAGCTACCATTGTTCCAGAAGATAATGTCATTATCGGGAATGTAGCCTTGTATGGTGCAACGTCTGGAGAGGCGTATATAAACGGAAAGGCGGGTGAGCGGTTTTGTGTAAGAAACTCTGGTGCATTAGCTGTGGTTGAGGGTATTGGAGATCACGGTTGTGAGTACATGACCGGAGGAATTGCGGTCATTTTAGGCGAAGTAGGACGTAATTTTGGAGCAGGAATGAGTGGTGGTGTTGCCTACGTGTACGATACAAAAAATACGTTTGAGAAGCATTGTAATAAGGAGGGATTAAACTTAGATCCAGTTACCGAAACCAAAGATGTTTTAGAATTAAAAGCATTAGTTGAAAACCATTACAATGCAACCTTAAGTTCTCAGGCACAGCGTATTTTAGAAAATTGGGAAAAAGAATTGCCAAAATTCATCAAGGTTTTGCCTGAAGAATACAAGCAAGCCTTAAAGCGATTAGAAGAGGAACAAAATATTAAAGCCTAAGACGATGGGAAAGATAACAGGATTTTTAGAAATTGAAAGACAGGTTGAAGCTTATGATACCGTTGAAAACCGACTGAAAAACTACAAGGAATTTACAATTCCAATGAAAGAAAAAGCACTTAAAGATCAAGGTGCAAGATGTATGGATTGTGGTGTTCCGTTTTGCCAAAGCGGCTGTCCGCTCGGCAACCTCATTCCTGATTTTAACGATCATGTTTATAAAGGACGTTGGAAAGAAGCGGCAAAAGTATTGCATGCAACTAATAATTTTCCAGAATTTACTGGACGTTTGTGCCCAGCCCCTTGTGAAGAATCTTGTGTCTTAGGTATTAACGAAGATCCAGTAGCGATAGAGAACATCGAAAAAAACATAGTTGAAACGGCTTTTAAAGAAGGTTGGATTATTGCGAAACCACCAAAAGTAAGAACGGGAAAAAAAGTCGCGGTTGTAGGTTCTGGACCTTCGGGATTAGCGGCGGCACAGCAGTTAAATCGCGCAGGACATTTAGTAACTGTTTTTGAAAGAGATGCTAAAGTTGGTGGATTATTACGCTATGGTATTCCAGATTTTAAACTTGAAAAAGAGATTATAGCGCGAAGAGTAAGGGTCCTGGTAGAAGAGGGAATTGAATTTAAAACCGACGCTCATGTTGGTAAAAATACAAGCGTTGAAACTTTAAAAAGTGACTTTGATGCTATCGCCTTGTGCGGCGGAGCAACGGTTAGAAGAGGTATTCCTATAAAAGGGGCGCATTTAAAAGGCGTAGTACAAGCTATGGATTTTTTAAAGCAAAACAACCAGCGTGTAGATGGCATTACTGGTTTTAAAGAAGACATTTTAGCAACAGACAAAAACGTGATTGTCATTGGTGGGGGAGATACAGGTTCAGATTGTATAGGAACTTCAAATCGTCAAGGCGCAAAATCGGTTACCAATTTCGAGATTTTAAGCAAGCCTTCTAAAGGGCGACCAGCACATCAGCCTTGGCCTTATTGGCCGATGAGGTTAAGAACGAGCTCGTCGCATAAAGAAGGTGTAGAACGTTTTTTTAGTATTTCTACTAAAGAGTTTTTGGGCAATAAAAATGGAGATTTAATAGGCTTAAAAACAGTTGAGGTAGAATGGATTTTTAAAAAAGGAGAACGGCCAGAATTAAAAGAAGTTCCAGGTACAGAAAAAATGTGGGACTGCGATTTAGTGCTTTTAGCACTAGGTTTTACAGGTTCAGAAAAAACCTTAGCTGAACAATTTGGGATCGAAATGGATTTTAGAACCAATATTAAAGCAACCGAAAAAGACTATGCTACAAATGTGCCTGGTATTTTTACTGCTGGAGATATGCGTCGCGGCCAATCCTTAATTGTTTGGGCAATTTCAGAAGGACGTCAAGCAGCACATCATGTCGATAAATATTTAATGGGCCATTCTAATTTACCACTAAAAGGAGAAGGTGACCTGCCGAGAGTGTAGCGTTTTATGAGTATTGATACATAGCGAAATCCACTAATTTACCTTTCTAAAAATGAAAGACTAATTAGTGGATTTTAATTTTAAAGGTCATTTTATTCAAAAAAGAAGGGGTCTTGACTGTACCATTAAATTAAATATAATTAATTGAAAATCAGTAAATTAAATAGTTAACACGCGCTTTGAGTTTAAGAGTGTGTAAGGTGTTAAAACAATAAAAGGCTATAAAACTTTTAATTTCGAAGAACAAAGCAGAAAATTCATAAATGGAATTAAATAAGTACAGTAAAACAGTTACTCAAGATCCTACGCAACCAGCTGCACAAGCTATGTTACATGCGATTGGATTAACAAAAGCAGATTTTTACAAGCCAATCATAGGTATTGCAAGTACAGGTTACGAAGGAAACCCATGTAATATGCACCTAAATGACTTAGCGAAATTAACTAAAGAGGGCACTAAAAATGAAGATATTGTCGGACTAATTTTTAATACTATTGGCGTAAGCGATGGTATTTCTATGGGGACTCCAGGCATGCGTTACTCATTACCATCTCGTGATATTATTGCAGATTCAATGGAAACAGTAGTTCAGGCCATGAGTTATGATGGTTTAATTACGGTGGTGGGTTGTGATAAAAATATGCCCGGTGCTTTAATCGCAATGATACGTTTAAACCGTCCTTCAATTTTGGTCTATGGCGGGACTATCGATTCTGGCTGTCATAATGGTAAAAAATTAGATGTTGTATCTGCATTTGAAGCTTGGGGAAGTAAAGTTGCTGGCACCATGTCCGAAAATGAATATCAAAACATCGTTGAAAAAGCCTGTCCGGGAGCTGGCGCTTGTGGTGGTATGTATACTGCAAATACAATGGCTTCTGCAATCGAAGCCTTGGGCATGACCTTGCCTTTTAATTCTTCAAATCCAGCACTAAGTGATGCAAAAAAGAAAGAGTCTGTAAAAGCAGGTGAAGCGATGCGATTGCTTCTCGAAAAAGATATTAAACCTTCAGATGTTATTACTCGAAAATCACTAGAAAATGCCATACGGTTGGTGACTATTTTAGGAGGTTCTACCAATGCAGTATTGCATTTTTTAGCAATTGCCAGAGCAGCAGATATCGATTTTACACTCAAAGATTTTCAAAAAATAAGTGATACCACGCCATTTTTAGCCGATTTAAAACCTAGTGGGAAATACCTTATGGAAGATGTGCATGCCGTAGGAGGGATTCCTGCTGTATTAAAATATTTACTAAAGAAAGGATTGATTCATGGCGATTGTTTAACAGTCACAGGGAAGACCATTGCTGAAAATTTATTGGATGTTCCCGATTTAACGGAAGGTCAAGACGTTATCAAACCTATCGAAAATCCAATTAAAATTTCTGGACACCTACGTATGTTATATGGCAACTTGGCGGAAGACGGAAGTGTTGCTAAAATCACAGGAAAAGAAGGTTTAAAATTTTCAGGGAAAGCAAAAGTGTTTGAGGGAGAATATGATGCAAATGATGGCATTAGAGATGGAAAAGTAGAAAAGGGAGATGTTATTGTTATTCGCTACGAAGGTCCAAAAGGAGGTCCTGGCATGCCAGAAATGTTAAAGCCAACGGCAGCTATTATGGGGGCGGGTTTAGGTAAAGAGGTTGCTTTAATAACAGATGGACGGTTTTCTGGTGGGACACATGGGTTTGTTGTTGGGCATATCACACCAGAAGCACAGGAAGGTGGTGCTATTGCTTTAGTTAAAAATGGAGATATCATCACTATTGATGCCGAAACAAATTCTATTATTCTAGAGGTTTCAGAAGCAGAATTAAAGAAAAGAAAAGCGCAATGGACAGCACCAGCGTTAAAATTTAAACGGGGTGTCTTATACAAATATGCTAAAACCGTTTCATCGGCTTCTAAAGGCTGCGTGACCGATGAATTCTAAACAAAAGAAAATGAGTGCTAGTATAAGTGAAAGCATCTCAGAATAAAATATAATCCTAACAAGATTAAATATGAATACAGAAACAGTGAAAATAAATTCTTCAGATACAAAAAAGACAATCCGAATCACTGGTAGTGAGGCAGTCGTAAGATGTTTAATGGCTGAAGGAGTTGATATTCTTTATGGTTATCCAGGAGGCGCAATCATGCCAGTTTATGATGAATTATATAAATTTCAAGATCACATTCATCACGTCTTGGTGCGTCATGAACAAGGAGCAACACACGCCGCACAAGGCTATGCTAGAATTTCTGGCAAAGTTGGCGTGGCCATGGCGACTTCTGGTCCTGGAGCAACCAATTTAATTACAGGCATTGCAGATGCGCAAATTGATTCTACACCAATGGTTTGCATTACAGGTCAAGTGGCCTCAAATTTATTAGGAAGTGATGCCTTTCAGGAAACAGATATCGTAGGTATTTCTACACCAGTAACGAAGTGGAATTGCCAGGTAACTAAAGCCTCTCAAATTCCTGAAGCTATTGCAAAAGCCTTTTATATTGCTAAAAGTGGAAGACCAGGCCCGGTATTAGTAGATATTACTAAAGATGCTCAGTTTGAGGAATTTGATTTTGCTTATGAAAAATGCAAAGGCGTACGCAGTTATATTCCAGTGCCTGAAACAGATCCAGAATCATTAATACAAGCGGCAAAATTAATTAACGAAGCCAAACAACCATTAGTTGTTTGGGGACAAGGCGTGATTTTAGCTGAAGCTGAAGCCGAATTTAAAGCGGTGATAGAAAAAGCAGGGATACCCGCTGCATGGACCATTTTAGGTGCTTCGGCCATTGCGACTAGCCATCCCTTAAATGTGGGTATGGTAGGAATGCACGGTAATTATGCACCAAATATGTTAACGAATCAATGTGATGTTTTAATAGCAATAGGCATGCGTTTTGACGATCGTGTTACGGGAAGTTTAAACACCTATGCTAAGCAAGCAAAAATTATACATTTTGAAATTGATCCGGCAGAGGTCGACAAAAATGTAAAAACGGATGTGGCTGTTTTAGGAAATGCTAAAGAAAGTTTAGCAGCTATGCTTCCTTTATTAAATAAAAATTCACACGCCGATTGGCATCAAAAATTCAAAGATTTATTAAAAATTGAAGTAGAGAAAGTCATTAACGATGACTTGTACCCAACCAAGGAAGGCTTGACTATGGGAGAGGTTTTAAAAGAAATAAACAAACAGAGTAAGGGACAAGCAGCCATAGTGAGTGATGTGGGGCAACATCAAATGATTGCATGCCGTTATGCAGAGTTTAATCAAACCAAAAGCAACATTACTTCTGGTGGTTTAGGGACTATGGGTTTTGCTTTACCAGCGGCAATTGGTGCAAAAATGGCAGCTCCAGACCGAGAGGTTGTCGCTATTATTGGTGATGGAGGTTACCAGATGACCATTCAGGAATTGGGAACTATTTTTCAGACTAAAGTACCCGTTAAAATTGTGGTTTTAAACAATGATTTCTTAGGCATGGTGCGCCAATGGCAACAGCTTTTTTTTGATAAACGCTATGCATCTACTGAAATCCAAAATCCAGATTTTGTAGCCATTGCAAAGGGTTATGCTATTGAAGCAAAAAAAGTATCTAAAAGAGAAGATTTGGCGGATGCTGTTAAGGAAATGATGGAATCGAAAGCGGCGTATTTCTTAGAGGTTAAAGTAGAAAAAGAAGCTAATGTATTCCCTATGATTCCTTCGGGAGCAAGTGTTTCAGATATTAGGTTAGAATAACGCCTGCAAGGTGTTACCTGCTAAAAGACCTTCTGGTAAGGTTGACAAAAGAGAAAGGAAAAAAGTAAAGGCTAAAAGATTAATAAAAATGAGTCAGGAAGAACAACAATATACCATTTCAGTGTATACAGAAAATAATATCGGATTACTCAATCGTATTTCGGCTATTTTTCAGCGTAGACATATTAATATAGAGAGTATTAATTCTTCGGTTTCAGAAATAGAAGGGGTGTCAAGATTTACTATCGTTGTCAATCTTTCCGAAGAACACATGAAAAAAATCATTGGGCAGATAGAAAAGCAAGTGGAGGTTATAAAAGCCTACTATCATACCGATGAAGAAACCATTTATCAGGAATCTTGCATATTTAAAATTAAATCTGAACTACTATTCAACGAGCCTCAGATTCAAAATATAATTAAAGACAGCAATGCAAGAATAGTTACAGTAAACAAAAATTTTTTCGTGCTTGAAAAGTCAGGAAGACGAGAAGAAATTGAATTGTTATATAGAGAATTAAAACCTTTTGGAATCCTTCAGTTTACAAGATCTGGGCGTATTTCAGTTACAAAGGAACCCATGGAAATTTCAAAAATGCTGGAAGCATTTAACTACTAAATACATCAAAAATGGCAAATTACTTTAACACATTACCATTAAGAAATCAATTAGAACAATTAGGAAAATGTCGTTTTATGGACGCTTCAGAATTTGAAGAGGGCGTAAAGGCATTAAAAGATAAAAAAATCGTTATTGTAGGTTGTGGTGCACAAGGTTTAAACCAAGGATTAAACATGAGAGATTCTGGATTAAATATTTCTTATGCGCTACGCCAAAAAGCAATAGAGGAGAAAAGAGCGTCTTATATAAATGCAACAGATAATGATTTTAATGTTGGGACTTACGAAGACTTAATTCCAGCAGCAGATTTGGTTTTAAATTTAACGCCAGATAAACAACATACAGATGTTGTTAAAACAGTCATGCCTTTAATGAAAAAAGGCGCAACCTTGTCTTACTCACACGGCTTTAATATTGTTGAAGAAGGGGCGCAAATACGTAAAGACATTACCGTAATTATGGTAGCGCCTAAATGTCCTGGTACTGAAGTGCGCGAAGAATACAAACGTGGTTTTGGAGTGCCTACATTAATTGCGGTACAT
It contains:
- the ilvN gene encoding acetolactate synthase small subunit, giving the protein MSQEEQQYTISVYTENNIGLLNRISAIFQRRHINIESINSSVSEIEGVSRFTIVVNLSEEHMKKIIGQIEKQVEVIKAYYHTDEETIYQESCIFKIKSELLFNEPQIQNIIKDSNARIVTVNKNFFVLEKSGRREEIELLYRELKPFGILQFTRSGRISVTKEPMEISKMLEAFNY